The Arachis hypogaea cultivar Tifrunner chromosome 14, arahy.Tifrunner.gnm2.J5K5, whole genome shotgun sequence DNA window GGATTTATGCAATGTTGAGTTTAATTCGATGAGATCAACATTCTATCATTGTCATTCAATTTGTTGTGTTTCTATCGGATGAACATCTTTCAGTTTCCCTAAACACTTTATTTTCGTAGATATTTTGAGATTGATTATTTTTGCTTGTCGTAACAATTAATTTCTTCTGGAATTGCCATTTATCAAATGGTTCTTATAGTTAATTTGAACAATAAGGATAATGAAGACAATGTGATAATTCTCCTTCAATAAGAGCTTTTGAACACATTGATTGTTAAAAAGGAATAGACGAATGATTATATGTCGTCGTCCCTTTACGTAAggttttttttcttggttttatatgatttttgcatCAATTCATTTTGTTGTATactgaaatttttttctttcataaaaatAAGGATTGAATTTTAAACGTTTAGATCATAAAGTTCTAATACGATATTATGAAATTACTTAATCTAAAAatctaaactaataaaaaaattacataaataattatatataaggctcattttataattattaatgggTATCCAATTTTGCTTTGTCTCTATATTCAAGAAATCATAATTGGGTTTGTCTTCTTATAATTCCCTACCAATATATAACCAATAACAACTAAAATATAATGAAATGAAATGAGTGTCACCTCTTTGTTAAAATATTCACGGAGTgcattgaatagaaaacaaataCCACATTatgtttgattgtttgtttgtaTTTGATCATGTTGTTAGGCCTTGAGGCATCTTTATGATAATATTTTAATGCATGAGATAAATTTTTGTCATGAAAAATTTGCAACTAGTTTGAAAAGTTGTCCTATACTACTAATCTCAACACAAAAAGCCAAATGTTTAGAAAGTCATTTTATGAAATGGTAGATTTTGGGAGTATCTTTGATTGTTCGAAGTCAGTTTGAACACCTTGTTTTATGCCAAgaatttataaaagatttttagtTCATAAATATTTATAATGTTTGAGATTAAATAAGATAATAGTTTGCCTCacctcaaataaaaaaaattaactatatacATGTTTAATATTTGACTAAAATACCTATATGCCTAATTGGTACTGAAAACAGAATAAGAATCAAATATAGATGTAATAACCATTTAGGAATATACATGTTTTAGAGTTTGCATATGTGTTTTTGTCTATCATTTCTCAATAATTAATATTCGTTATACATAGTAGTATCTTCATCATTTGTGGCTAATTTAGTTAGTGATAGCTTGTTTCCCTAGTGACTTCGatcaatatgttttttttttcctttaatttatcataattatCTTTGGAAATAGGTTTACGATGTCACGAAATTCTTAGATGATCACCCCGGTGGAGGTGATGTGGTTGTGTCTTCCACAGGTATTATGAAAATCTCTCAAATTAATGCACTTAATAATTTACATCACCCTTCATTGTCTCTCTATAGCTACTGTGATTACTGCTGAGATGTTTGCATGCaaatcatatttaattttgaCTTTTGATAATAGAGTATCATTTAATATTTGAAAGATTTTAGTTCtgatgaaattatttttaaatgaataaaataatattggCAACctgtaagaattaaaaaaaaattattgaattaataAAGTTTGTCAAATTATTagagtaaatatttaaattagttcCTCAGAAATTTCAGATGACACTTTTGACCGCAAtaaatttttcactaaaaatatTCAAGAATTAGTGTCGTAAGACATATTAAGTTTTCAATATGTATATTGGACAAATAAACccctaataaattttattataagataattgaattttgaaaaatattacaataaGTTAAATTAATCTCCATTATAAATAAAGAAAGGACTAATTTgtccaataaaaataattctaaagaacgtataaacaacaaaaatttattgatatcaaACCatccaatttaaaatattttggaaCTAATTCAAATATTTATTCATTAGCATTTTTAAGTAACTAACTTCATCTTTCTTTTATTTGtgttaaaatagtaatttatccTTTTTTTATTAATCCAAATATCACATTGCATACAGCAAAAGATGCAACCGATGATTTTGAGGATGTTGGTCATAGTAAGAATGCAAGAAAAATGTTGAATGACTACTACATAGGAGACATTGATTTGTCCACCATGAAATCTGTTGGGGCTAAGTCTCCTCCATCTTCTAAACATGCTCAACCACCTCAATCGTCAACAaggacatcatcatcatcatcatcaaacttaACTGCCAAGATCCTCCAGTTTTTGATTCCCTTGATTATCTTGGGTTTGGCATTTGGTGTTCGTTTCTACAAGAAATCAGAATAAGCAATACTAAAATGGCACTTTGAATAGATATggttgaaaataatattttttgtttttaactaaacGTGAaagtctttctttttatttttaaaatttgttttgaacTGCAATTACCGGGAAGCAATATGTATGTATCACTCATGTTTTTTCACTATCAATGTTCAGCTTCCTTATTCTCCAGTCTTACTCTGTTACTAATATGCTACTAGAATAGTCTACGTTGTCCACAGTTCTAGTAGTATGTACAAGATTTTAGGATGTATGTGTATATGTTTCTACTAGAATAAATATTGGATGTTTCCATATTTGAGTTTTAGATGTTTTTGAAATCCAGCATCTTGGCGTTATAGCAACGTTCCGATCTTAGTATCATATAATACAGTGTAACTATAGGTATCTTataaattcttctattttttatttattttaaaattgcaATAAATTCATACATAGATTTGATGTTCTAAATACTCTGTCTTTGATATTTAGAATAAtcaatttgaaaatatattaaattaaatttaaaattcaaaattatatcatcataaaatttaaaaatacataatcattatcaaaatcaaatctcaccaaaatttttgtttcaaaatgaaTTTGTTCCTCCCATCTTTCGATTCATTTAATTTTATGGAAAAAAATTCATAGGATaagttttggatgtgttttaaaaatattatatttattattttagatatgtcTTGAGAATATTTAAGATACTACATTAAAATATCTACAACACATCCAGAACAAAACTATGCTTCAAAACacgttttaaataattttaatgtgtcattattttatttttgatgatgAAGATGACAAAAGATACggtaagttgaaaaataaaaatgaacaaatgaaaggaataaaactaaccactttttttaaaagaagagagaaaaaaatataacctCCTCAATGGGTGAAAAAAGAAGTTACATAATATGTTCTATTTTTATACAAACTTATAATACgaaactattaaaaaatattacaactaataaattaaatttaaaggctGATTAATAGGTGATTGCTAAAGTATGAATAACATTTCTCCATATAATAATGGCCTAACATCTATTTTTTTTTGGATGCTCTAAGtccaaaaagaaattcaaattttttttaagctCTTTATTCAATAAATACATTGACAATTTAATGTTTAATGTGCCAATATAAAATTTATCAGCTATATtaggtgtacactaaaattagctatcAAAATTTGACACTAGCGTAGAATGcacattaaaatacaaaatatacattaaaaaatgaGTTAAGCTATACATGTATTTTGTAACAACTAAGGTTTTCTGTAACGACCcgcatttttaaaaattctaaatataaataagttatgatttattttattaagtttgagatttttattattttatttttagaacatattttattaagaataattaaattaattttatgataagtaaattaattagaatttttatataatttttattataatgagatcttttgagaaaagataagatgatgatgattattattattattgttattattattattattattattattattattgatattttatttttagtcgctttaattaaaataaggatttatttaataatattattatcgagttcAAAATCTGCCGGTATGAGTAAATATCAGTACTCTTCGGTGAACATAGTTTTGCTAATGTTTCattatacactacaagaaaaagcatttTTTTCGACGCCAAAAATCGACGGCTATTTCTGCCGTCGATATTTTTCGATAGCTAGCTGTCGATATTGttaaaaaatgtaataaaaaataaaatattaaaattgatagCCAGGCTGTCGATATTTTTATAATGAATTAACCTTAATACCGTTATTGCCACACTATCGACGAACGAGAagcaaaaaatacttttattttaaaatcgacgaATACGGTgtcgattttattatttaaaatcgacAACATTTACCGTCGATAAATATAAATGATCTAGAACGCTTACTAAAATCAAATTAACAGTGTAGATTTAAGGAATAAAATAGACGTGTAGAGTGTtgcttttttttaaactaaaatcgACAAATTTGCCGTCGATTTTTAGCACTAAAATCACAAATACCCGCGTCCACTCCCGCGTCCAAAGTTTAGAACCCAATTACCCCAAATTCCCCAATCACCAGAAACACAATTCCCCCTTGTTCTACCCCAAATTCACGGTTGCGCCGCTGTCATTCTCCGCTGCCATCGTTCCTCCGTCACGGTACGCTGTCATCACTCCTCTTGCCCGCTGCCACGCTCTGTTCCTACTGTGCCTCTGTCGCTCCTCAAGTTGGCG harbors:
- the LOC112740396 gene encoding cytochrome b5-like, translated to MSRERKVYTFADVSQHKTYNDCWLIIDGKVYDVTKFLDDHPGGGDVVVSSTAKDATDDFEDVGHSKNARKMLNDYYIGDIDLSTMKSVGAKSPPSSKHAQPPQSSTRTSSSSSSNLTAKILQFLIPLIILGLAFGVRFYKKSE